Proteins encoded together in one Carya illinoinensis cultivar Pawnee chromosome 3, C.illinoinensisPawnee_v1, whole genome shotgun sequence window:
- the LOC122302257 gene encoding membrane-anchored ubiquitin-fold protein 4 yields the protein MPEEDLVELKFRIYDGSDIGPFRYSPASTVAMVKERIVTEWPKDKKIVPKGANDVKLINAGKVLENSKTVGQCRVPFGELPRGVITMHAVVQPCLAKAKTEKKVDEAPRKSICSCSIL from the exons ATGCCGGAGGAGGACCTGGTGGAGCTCAAGTTCCGAATCTATGATGGATCTGATATTGGTCCTTTCCGTTACTCACCAGCCTCGACCGTGGCAATGGTCAAGGAGAGAATTGTCACCGAGTGGCCAAAAG ATAAGAAAATTGTGCCCAAGGGAGCAAATGATGTAAAACTGATAAATGCGGGGAAAGTATTGGAAAACAGCAAGACTGTCGGCCAGTGTAGAGTACCTTTTGGAGAGCTTCCAAGAGGAGTTATCACCATGCATGCTGTTGTACAACCATGTCTAGCAAAAGCAAAAACAG AAAAGAAGGTTGATGAGGCCCCGAGAAAAAGTATTTGTTCATGTTCCATATTGTAA